The Thermoanaerobaculia bacterium genome has a segment encoding these proteins:
- the queG gene encoding tRNA epoxyqueuosine(34) reductase QueG yields MTTAGIEPPLRASALPDAEGNLRRRSLFFRAARAEGFRRIGVAAAGPAPRASDFEAWLDAGMHGSMTYLERSRRLRADARALLPEARSVVVLADAYQAGDPAAPDGTRTARYALAEDYHRTLRARCERVVAAVRGAGVALSARICVDSAPLAERAFAAAAGIGWIGKNGMLMNAEDGSWLLLCAIVTDLALPADSPAAERCGSCTRCLDACPTGAFPRPGVVDANRCLSYWTIEQRGAIPESIARQMDGWVFGCDVCQEVCPYNAAIETGTLERRPPSLAELLETGAAEWKRRFGDTPVARAGAAGMRRNAAAVAEARGDPALLPVIAPLAAGKHPIVAAQAARAVRALDAR; encoded by the coding sequence GTGACGACGGCCGGAATCGAGCCTCCGCTGCGCGCTTCGGCGCTCCCGGACGCGGAGGGGAACCTCCGGCGGCGATCCCTCTTCTTCCGGGCGGCCCGGGCCGAAGGGTTTCGCCGGATCGGCGTCGCCGCCGCGGGTCCCGCGCCCCGCGCATCGGATTTCGAGGCATGGCTCGACGCCGGGATGCACGGGTCGATGACCTACCTCGAGCGGTCGCGTCGCCTCCGGGCCGATGCGCGCGCTCTCCTGCCGGAAGCCCGCTCGGTCGTCGTGCTGGCCGACGCCTACCAAGCGGGCGACCCCGCGGCTCCCGACGGAACCCGCACGGCGCGGTATGCGCTCGCCGAGGACTACCACCGGACGCTCCGCGCGCGGTGCGAACGGGTCGTCGCGGCGGTCCGCGGAGCCGGTGTCGCGCTCTCGGCGCGGATCTGCGTCGATTCCGCACCGCTCGCCGAACGCGCGTTCGCCGCCGCCGCCGGCATCGGCTGGATCGGGAAGAACGGCATGCTCATGAACGCCGAAGACGGGAGCTGGCTGCTCCTCTGCGCGATCGTCACGGATCTCGCCCTCCCCGCCGACTCCCCGGCCGCGGAACGCTGCGGGTCCTGCACCCGCTGCCTCGACGCCTGTCCGACCGGCGCGTTCCCCCGCCCCGGCGTGGTCGACGCGAACCGATGCCTCTCCTACTGGACGATCGAGCAGCGCGGCGCGATTCCGGAATCGATCGCGCGGCAGATGGACGGGTGGGTGTTCGGCTGCGACGTCTGCCAGGAGGTCTGTCCGTACAACGCGGCGATCGAGACCGGAACGCTCGAGCGCCGGCCGCCGTCGCTCGCCGAGCTCCTCGAGACCGGGGCCGCGGAGTGGAAGCGGCGATTCGGCGACACGCCGGTGGCGCGGGCGGGGGCCGCGGGAATGCGGCGGAACGCGGCCGCGGTCGCCGAAGCGCGAGGCGACCCCGCCTTGCTCCCCGTGATCGCCCCGCTCGCCGCGGGGAAGCATCCGATCGTCGCGGCGCAGGCGGCTCGCGCCGTTCGCGCGCTCGATGCGCGATGA
- a CDS encoding (deoxy)nucleoside triphosphate pyrophosphohydrolase gives MSDPAHPLPLVLVVAAVVVRDGRVLLSRRPPGKHLAGLWEFPGGKVEEGETPEGALAREVREELGLEIETPLPYAFVHHEYPEKRILMLAYRCGAQGDPSGTPLEWRWQPLADLDPDEMPAADEAIVAALRGEAA, from the coding sequence GTGTCGGATCCCGCCCATCCGCTCCCTCTGGTTCTCGTCGTCGCCGCCGTCGTCGTCCGGGACGGCCGCGTCCTCCTCTCGCGGCGGCCGCCCGGAAAACACCTCGCCGGCCTGTGGGAGTTTCCGGGCGGAAAGGTCGAGGAGGGAGAGACGCCGGAAGGCGCGCTCGCGCGCGAGGTCCGCGAGGAGCTCGGCCTCGAGATCGAGACTCCGCTCCCGTACGCGTTCGTGCACCACGAATATCCGGAGAAACGGATCCTGATGCTCGCGTACCGTTGCGGCGCGCAGGGCGATCCGTCGGGGACGCCGCTCGAGTGGCGATGGCAGCCGCTCGCCGATCTGGATCCGGACGAAATGCCGGCCGCCGACGAGGCGATCGTCGCCGCCCTCCGGGGAGAAGCCGCATGA